A portion of the Edaphobacter bradus genome contains these proteins:
- a CDS encoding phosphate-starvation-inducible PsiE family protein, with protein MQKLTVLTLAGMLIVVMVLSTVHLGVLIGHEILEPPRFLIPVPGLLEIFGYFLLVLIGVELIETLKAYLKKDVIHVRVVIEVALIAMARKVIIEEPNEVPSLTLFGIAALILALAIAFYFERLGKPALHSNEDE; from the coding sequence ATGCAGAAGCTCACTGTACTGACGCTCGCTGGAATGCTGATCGTGGTGATGGTTCTTTCAACAGTGCACCTTGGCGTACTGATAGGCCATGAGATATTAGAGCCGCCGCGGTTCCTGATTCCAGTCCCGGGATTGCTTGAAATCTTTGGATACTTCTTGTTGGTGTTGATCGGCGTAGAGCTGATTGAAACGCTGAAAGCCTACCTAAAAAAGGATGTAATTCACGTTCGTGTCGTAATTGAAGTTGCACTGATCGCCATGGCGCGAAAGGTGATTATCGAAGAGCCAAATGAAGTGCCCAGCTTGACGCTGTTCGGAATTGCAGCCCTCATTCTTGCCTTGGCCATTGCCTTCTATTTTGAGCGGCTGGGCAAGCCTGCCCTGCACAGTAATGAAGATGAATAG
- a CDS encoding acyltransferase family protein, giving the protein MKQKQHIPALDGLRGFAVLTVFIFHYGGGTHSSIRAMRLFGLLNKGGWVGVTLFFVLSGFLITGILWDSFDQPHWWRNFYARRALRIFPLYYASLLLVLLAAAVQGTLLPALRSIWIPALFLQNMPHLISVVDRIPSPFALFHFWSLAVEEQFYLIWPFLLVIQKSRIRAEIFCLLTFLFSCLFRILLWHFAPHADQYSAFLLTRAGELAAGGWLALAFRGPSWSRIERLAPGVALTGLVGFLICGTLAGSFEANSRLQMTFGLPSITLCFTALLVLSMRPGIVQSCAEAAWLRWLGGISYGVYVFHMLFLGAYMGIVEKLLGHGNVTATNLALLFIAAVSSVGVAWLSYHFFETPFLRLKSRFASRRTQPVAEVSQ; this is encoded by the coding sequence CTGAAGCAGAAGCAACATATCCCGGCACTCGACGGTCTCCGCGGATTTGCCGTGCTCACCGTCTTCATCTTTCACTACGGCGGCGGAACTCACTCCTCCATCCGCGCCATGCGCCTCTTCGGCCTGCTCAACAAAGGCGGCTGGGTCGGCGTCACGCTCTTCTTCGTCCTCTCCGGCTTCCTCATCACAGGCATTCTCTGGGACTCCTTCGACCAGCCTCACTGGTGGCGCAACTTCTACGCCCGTCGCGCCCTTCGCATCTTTCCCCTCTACTACGCCAGCCTTCTGCTCGTCCTCCTTGCCGCCGCGGTCCAGGGAACCCTGCTTCCCGCCCTTCGCAGCATTTGGATCCCCGCGCTCTTCCTGCAGAACATGCCTCATCTCATCAGCGTGGTCGACCGCATCCCCTCGCCTTTCGCGCTCTTTCACTTCTGGAGCCTCGCCGTCGAGGAGCAGTTCTATCTCATCTGGCCATTCCTCCTCGTCATTCAAAAGTCCCGCATCCGCGCAGAGATCTTCTGCTTGCTCACCTTTCTCTTCTCCTGCCTCTTCCGCATCCTCCTCTGGCACTTCGCGCCTCACGCCGATCAGTACTCGGCATTCCTCCTCACCCGAGCCGGAGAGCTCGCCGCTGGCGGCTGGCTTGCTCTCGCCTTCCGCGGACCCTCCTGGTCGCGCATCGAGCGCCTCGCTCCCGGCGTCGCTCTCACTGGACTCGTTGGTTTCCTCATCTGCGGCACCCTCGCTGGCTCGTTCGAGGCCAACAGCCGCCTCCAGATGACCTTCGGCCTCCCCTCGATCACCCTCTGCTTTACTGCCCTCCTCGTGCTCTCCATGCGACCCGGCATCGTGCAGAGCTGCGCCGAGGCAGCCTGGCTCCGTTGGCTCGGCGGCATCAGCTACGGTGTCTATGTCTTTCACATGCTCTTCCTCGGCGCCTACATGGGAATCGTGGAGAAGCTCCTCGGCCACGGCAACGTTACAGCCACTAACCTTGCCCTTCTCTTCATCGCCGCCGTCTCCTCTGTCGGTGTCGCCTGGCTCTCCTACCACTTCTTCGAGACCCCATTCCTCAGGCTGAAGTCCCGCTTCGCCTCGCGTCGCACTCAGCCCGTAGCGGAAGTATCCCAATAA
- a CDS encoding DedA family protein yields MSEKLITAIASFIIAIISAGGYVGIALLMGIESACIPLPSEIIMPFAGYLVHTGQLKLFWVATAGALGCNLGSIPAYWLGAWGGRPAVERFGRFILLSRHDLDRTEHFFHRFGGITVLVARLLPVVRTFIALPAGIGRMPRLRFHLYTFIGSWPWCYVLAYVGMKLGDKWDSDPRFKEIFHRFHLAVEVALLAAILFFLYTHWKNRIRPDKIEA; encoded by the coding sequence ATGTCGGAAAAGCTCATCACTGCCATTGCCTCCTTCATCATCGCCATCATCTCTGCCGGAGGCTATGTAGGCATCGCCCTCCTCATGGGCATCGAATCCGCCTGCATTCCGCTGCCGTCGGAGATCATCATGCCCTTCGCCGGCTACCTCGTGCACACCGGCCAGCTCAAGCTCTTCTGGGTCGCTACCGCCGGAGCCCTCGGTTGCAACCTCGGCTCCATCCCTGCCTACTGGCTCGGAGCCTGGGGAGGCCGCCCCGCCGTCGAGCGCTTTGGCCGCTTCATCCTCCTCAGCCGCCACGACCTCGACCGCACCGAGCACTTCTTCCATCGCTTCGGTGGCATCACAGTCCTCGTCGCGCGTCTTCTCCCCGTCGTCCGCACCTTTATCGCTCTGCCTGCCGGCATCGGACGCATGCCGCGGCTTCGCTTTCACCTCTACACCTTCATCGGCTCCTGGCCCTGGTGCTACGTCCTTGCCTACGTCGGCATGAAGCTCGGCGACAAATGGGACTCCGACCCGCGCTTCAAGGAGATCTTCCACCGCTTCCACCTCGCCGTCGAGGTAGCGCTCCTCGCAGCAATCCTCTTCTTCCTCTACACCCACTGGAAGAACCGCATCCGTCCCGATAAAATCGAAGCGTAA
- a CDS encoding chlorite dismutase family protein, translating into MADTAGTPVETPIKSAGATTAAQAAGAPAAVSGRPASSYGAGSQPQAQPHDPSKPPVKRQIVCFSFYKVMPEWRRLPAETRAEHKAAFAEVLAKWNKPGEFLSMTYSTVGTRGDVDMCVWSIGYAVDELNRMRSELMATPLGGYLTAPHNFLAMTKRSQYQIDRPDESEGEGRGAIRPGGQKYIFIYPFWKTRAWYLLPAEERKRLMDEHIRIGLQYPRVKLNTTYSFGIDDQEFVVAFETNFPEDFLDLVQQLRETEISMYTLQDTPIFSCVRLSAEEMLNRIG; encoded by the coding sequence ATGGCAGATACAGCAGGAACTCCGGTGGAGACGCCGATAAAGAGTGCGGGAGCAACGACAGCAGCTCAAGCGGCAGGCGCGCCTGCGGCGGTAAGTGGACGTCCCGCGAGCAGCTACGGCGCGGGTTCTCAACCGCAGGCGCAGCCACATGATCCCTCAAAGCCGCCGGTGAAGCGGCAGATTGTGTGTTTCAGCTTTTACAAGGTGATGCCGGAGTGGCGGAGACTGCCTGCTGAGACGAGGGCCGAGCACAAAGCGGCGTTTGCCGAGGTGCTGGCGAAGTGGAACAAGCCGGGAGAGTTTCTCTCGATGACATACTCGACCGTGGGGACGCGCGGCGATGTCGATATGTGCGTGTGGTCGATTGGCTATGCTGTCGATGAGCTGAACCGGATGCGTAGTGAGTTGATGGCGACTCCGCTGGGTGGGTATCTGACGGCTCCGCACAATTTTCTGGCGATGACGAAGCGGTCACAGTACCAGATTGACCGGCCGGATGAGAGCGAGGGCGAAGGCCGTGGAGCGATCAGACCGGGCGGGCAGAAGTACATCTTCATCTATCCGTTCTGGAAGACGCGGGCGTGGTACCTGCTGCCGGCGGAGGAGCGGAAGCGGCTGATGGATGAGCATATCCGGATTGGGCTGCAGTATCCGCGGGTGAAGCTGAATACGACTTACTCGTTCGGGATCGACGACCAGGAGTTTGTGGTGGCGTTTGAGACGAACTTTCCGGAGGATTTTCTGGACCTGGTGCAGCAGCTTCGGGAGACGGAAATCAGCATGTATACACTGCAGGACACGCCTATCTTTAGCTGCGTGAGGCTGTCGGCAGAAGAGATGCTGAACCGGATCGGGTGA
- the nth gene encoding endonuclease III: MATAKAATKTPAKKTKRNPTDPARVAAILDVLEKTYPGVVCALNHHNAWELTVATILSAQCTDVRVNLVTPALFKVFPTPKAMAAASLPEIEEMIRTTGFFRNKAKSIKGAAQIVTEEFGGKIPQTMEEILRLPGVARKTANVVLGSWFGIPAGVVVDTHVMRLSHRLELTKETAPEKVEQDLMKIIPQDRWINFSHELIHHGRQICVARKPKCVDCTLEKLCYSGDKTWSSHPA; the protein is encoded by the coding sequence ATGGCGACTGCGAAGGCTGCGACGAAGACACCGGCGAAGAAGACTAAGCGGAATCCTACGGACCCGGCGCGAGTCGCGGCGATTCTGGATGTGCTGGAGAAGACGTATCCGGGTGTGGTTTGTGCACTCAACCACCACAATGCGTGGGAGCTTACTGTGGCGACCATACTTTCGGCGCAGTGCACGGATGTGCGGGTGAATCTGGTGACGCCCGCGTTGTTCAAGGTCTTCCCTACTCCCAAGGCGATGGCGGCGGCTTCTCTGCCGGAGATCGAGGAGATGATTCGGACGACAGGGTTCTTCCGGAACAAGGCGAAGTCGATCAAGGGCGCGGCGCAGATCGTGACGGAGGAGTTTGGGGGGAAGATTCCGCAGACAATGGAGGAGATTCTGCGGCTGCCGGGGGTTGCTCGGAAGACGGCGAATGTTGTGTTGGGGTCGTGGTTCGGGATTCCGGCAGGAGTTGTTGTGGATACCCACGTCATGCGGCTATCACACCGGCTGGAATTAACAAAGGAGACGGCTCCGGAGAAGGTGGAGCAGGACCTGATGAAGATTATTCCGCAGGACCGGTGGATCAACTTCTCGCATGAGCTGATTCATCATGGGCGGCAGATTTGTGTGGCACGTAAGCCGAAGTGTGTGGATTGCACGCTGGAAAAGCTGTGCTACTCGGGGGATAAGACGTGGAGTTCGCATCCAGCTTAG
- a CDS encoding uroporphyrinogen-III synthase: MHTLHNKRILITRTRLQASDLAVQLEALGANPLVIPTIEIIPPDSYAPLDAALAQLDTFDWLIFTSANAVEVFAARRNPTSRSKKIAVIGPATARAVQGIGLHVDLIPPSYVAESLAEALAPLTSDKRILLIRAAEARDILPETLTRAGATVTIAEAYRNRIPPESIPALQQLFASPASYPDAITFTSASTARNLIALLEAAGVTLPKGITLASIGPITSQALRDLGLTPTLEATEPTIPSLVEILAQRL; the protein is encoded by the coding sequence ATGCATACCCTGCATAACAAACGCATCCTCATCACGCGCACCCGCTTGCAAGCCTCCGATCTCGCCGTGCAGCTCGAAGCCCTCGGAGCCAATCCCCTCGTCATTCCCACTATCGAGATCATCCCGCCCGACTCTTACGCACCGCTGGACGCCGCCCTCGCCCAGCTCGACACCTTCGACTGGCTCATCTTCACCAGCGCCAACGCCGTCGAAGTCTTCGCCGCACGCCGAAATCCCACATCTCGTTCAAAGAAGATAGCCGTCATCGGCCCCGCCACAGCCCGAGCAGTGCAGGGAATCGGCCTCCACGTTGATCTCATCCCGCCGTCGTACGTCGCGGAATCCCTCGCCGAAGCTCTGGCGCCCCTCACCTCAGACAAACGCATCCTGCTCATCCGCGCCGCAGAAGCCCGCGACATTCTCCCCGAAACCCTCACCCGCGCCGGAGCCACTGTCACCATTGCAGAAGCCTACCGCAACCGCATCCCGCCCGAATCGATCCCCGCACTCCAACAACTCTTCGCTTCACCCGCGAGCTACCCCGACGCCATCACCTTCACTAGCGCCTCCACGGCTCGAAACCTCATCGCGCTCCTCGAAGCCGCAGGCGTTACTCTCCCGAAGGGAATAACCCTCGCATCCATCGGCCCCATCACCTCACAGGCCCTGCGCGACCTCGGCCTAACCCCTACCCTTGAAGCCACTGAACCCACCATCCCATCGCTGGTCGAAATCCTCGCCCAGAGGCTCTAA
- a CDS encoding GYD domain-containing protein: MPTYISLCRWTQQGAQKVKESPARLDAARKAFQTGGVKMLHFFMTTGKYDMVIISEAPNDEALAKATLSLISQGNITTQTSRAFTETEYRSIMAAL, encoded by the coding sequence ATGCCGACGTACATTTCGCTATGTCGCTGGACGCAGCAAGGAGCGCAGAAGGTCAAAGAGAGTCCGGCGAGGCTGGACGCAGCAAGAAAGGCATTTCAGACTGGTGGCGTGAAGATGCTGCATTTCTTTATGACAACGGGCAAGTACGACATGGTGATCATCTCGGAAGCTCCCAACGATGAGGCGTTAGCCAAGGCGACACTCTCCCTGATTTCGCAAGGAAACATAACGACGCAGACATCACGCGCCTTCACAGAAACAGAGTACAGAAGCATTATGGCTGCTCTGTAA
- a CDS encoding Orn/Lys/Arg family decarboxylase → MNEGRWVLLIASEVGGTESVSDRAMERLVGAIKEEGYEVIRTSTPEDGLSLVTSDPSHSAILLDWDLEGEGQFDERAALKVLRAVRHRNKKVPIFLIADRTLVSELPLEVVKQVHEYIHLFGDTPAFIANRVDFAVERYHEQLLPPYFRELKKYTDQGAYSWDAPGHMGGVAYLKHPVGMEFQRFFGENLLRSDLGISTAQLGSWLDHLGPPGESERNAARIFGADWTFFVLGGSSTSNQIIGHGVIAQDDIVLADANCHKSICHSLTVTGARPVYMKPTRNGYGMIGLVPIKRFAPDFIRGLIDKSPLTKGVANQNPTYAVVTNSTYDGLCYDVNRVVEELSKSVPRVHFDEAWYAYAKFHKIYRGRFAMDVPDDVPDRPTIFSVQSTHKMLAAFSMGSMVHIKLSPRAPLEFDQFNESFMMHGTTSPFYPLIASLDVAAAMMDEPAGPTLMYETIHDAISFRKAMSSVAHRLRRAENGEGWFFRLFQPEQVTDPHTGETHVFEETPDGLLGSNPNCWTLKPGEDWHGFQDEDIADGYCMLDPTKVTILMPGVNAQGQVSDWGIPAAILTEFLDSRRVEIARTGDYTVLVLFSVGTSKGKWGSLLENLFEFKRLYDSEAPLEEALPELVAKYPTRYRNVTLKELSDQMHAAMIELNLPTLVGDACDEDFDPVLTPAQTYQKLLRNETEKIRFTQMHGRIGAVMLVPYPPGIPMCMPGERLGGPESPVIRLILATEEFGKRFPGFEREVHGIEVDGDGNYWMRAVVETPEQKHVGGGNGKVHPPSAAPPVKKARRTQPRRSSE, encoded by the coding sequence ATGAACGAAGGTCGTTGGGTTCTGTTGATTGCAAGTGAAGTGGGTGGAACAGAGTCGGTCTCAGACCGCGCTATGGAAAGACTCGTCGGGGCCATCAAAGAAGAGGGCTATGAGGTCATCCGCACATCCACTCCCGAGGATGGTCTGTCTCTCGTTACCTCCGACCCCTCGCACTCCGCAATCCTCCTCGACTGGGACCTCGAAGGCGAGGGCCAGTTCGACGAGCGCGCGGCGCTCAAGGTGCTCCGCGCCGTCCGACACCGCAACAAGAAGGTTCCCATCTTCCTCATCGCCGACCGCACCCTCGTCAGCGAACTGCCTCTCGAAGTCGTTAAGCAGGTGCACGAGTACATCCACCTCTTTGGCGATACGCCCGCCTTCATCGCGAATCGCGTCGACTTCGCCGTCGAGCGCTACCACGAGCAGCTTCTCCCGCCCTACTTCCGCGAACTCAAGAAGTACACCGACCAGGGCGCCTACTCTTGGGACGCACCCGGCCACATGGGCGGCGTCGCTTACCTCAAGCACCCCGTCGGCATGGAGTTCCAGCGCTTCTTCGGCGAGAACCTCCTGCGCTCCGATCTCGGCATCTCCACCGCACAGCTGGGCTCCTGGCTCGACCACCTCGGTCCTCCGGGAGAGTCCGAGCGCAACGCCGCCCGCATCTTCGGTGCTGACTGGACCTTCTTCGTCCTCGGCGGTTCCTCTACCTCCAATCAGATTATCGGCCACGGAGTTATCGCGCAGGATGACATCGTCCTCGCTGACGCCAACTGCCACAAGTCCATCTGCCACTCCCTCACCGTCACCGGCGCGCGCCCCGTCTACATGAAGCCCACGCGCAACGGCTATGGCATGATTGGCCTCGTCCCCATCAAGCGCTTCGCTCCCGACTTCATCCGCGGCCTCATCGACAAGAGCCCGCTCACCAAGGGCGTCGCCAATCAGAACCCCACCTACGCCGTCGTCACCAACTCCACTTACGACGGCCTCTGCTACGACGTCAATCGCGTCGTTGAAGAGCTGTCGAAGTCCGTGCCCCGCGTCCACTTCGACGAGGCCTGGTACGCCTACGCCAAGTTTCACAAGATATACCGCGGCCGCTTCGCCATGGACGTCCCCGACGACGTGCCTGATCGCCCCACCATCTTCTCCGTTCAGTCCACCCACAAGATGCTTGCGGCCTTCTCGATGGGTTCAATGGTCCACATCAAGCTCAGCCCGCGCGCGCCGCTTGAATTCGACCAGTTCAACGAGTCCTTCATGATGCACGGCACAACCTCGCCCTTCTACCCGCTCATCGCGTCGCTCGACGTCGCCGCGGCCATGATGGACGAGCCCGCCGGTCCCACGCTAATGTACGAGACCATCCACGACGCCATCAGCTTCCGCAAGGCCATGTCGTCCGTCGCGCATCGTCTCCGCCGCGCCGAAAACGGCGAAGGCTGGTTCTTCCGCCTCTTCCAGCCGGAGCAGGTCACCGATCCTCACACCGGCGAGACGCACGTCTTTGAGGAGACCCCCGACGGTCTGCTCGGTTCGAATCCCAACTGCTGGACCCTCAAGCCTGGCGAGGATTGGCACGGCTTCCAGGACGAAGACATTGCCGACGGCTACTGCATGCTCGACCCCACCAAGGTCACCATCCTTATGCCCGGAGTCAACGCGCAGGGACAGGTAAGCGACTGGGGCATCCCCGCCGCCATCCTCACCGAGTTCCTCGACTCCCGTCGCGTCGAGATCGCCCGCACCGGCGACTACACCGTCCTCGTCCTCTTCTCCGTCGGAACCTCCAAGGGCAAGTGGGGCTCACTTCTCGAGAACCTCTTCGAGTTCAAGCGCCTCTACGACAGCGAGGCCCCGCTCGAAGAGGCCCTCCCCGAACTCGTCGCCAAGTACCCCACCCGCTACCGCAACGTTACCCTCAAAGAGCTCTCCGACCAGATGCACGCAGCCATGATCGAGCTCAACCTCCCCACGCTCGTCGGCGACGCCTGCGACGAGGACTTCGACCCCGTCCTCACTCCCGCGCAGACCTACCAGAAGCTCCTGCGCAACGAGACAGAGAAGATTCGCTTCACCCAGATGCACGGCCGCATCGGCGCCGTCATGCTCGTTCCGTACCCTCCCGGCATCCCCATGTGCATGCCCGGCGAGCGCCTCGGTGGGCCTGAAAGCCCAGTCATCCGCCTCATCCTCGCCACCGAGGAGTTCGGCAAGCGCTTCCCAGGCTTCGAGCGCGAGGTCCACGGCATCGAGGTCGATGGAGATGGGAACTACTGGATGCGCGCCGTCGTCGAAACTCCCGAGCAGAAGCATGTCGGCGGCGGAAACGGCAAGGTTCACCCGCCCAGCGCAGCGCCGCCGGTCAAGAAGGCCCGCAGAACCCAACCCCGCCGTAGTTCCGAGTAA
- the hemC gene encoding hydroxymethylbilane synthase, whose translation MSTESSNVKAPIRIGSRGSQLALWQANHILEALREAGHAAEIDVIRTTGDHMQQASFVTPPNLDGKGIFIKEIEEALEENRIDIAVHSLKDLPTQLAPQFTLAAIPRRADARDAWVCEPYWALHALPLHGRIGTTSPRRRAQLLALRPDVEFVDIRGNIDTRLRKLAAGECDALVLAAAGLERLDRTEWVHQRFSPAELCPAPGQGALAIETRSSYTERDIFIREAIAFLDHAETRFAVEAERVTLDALGGGCSLPIGAHCVPEYNKWRMFAQVIAPDGESMVQIDTEASLSTSAETLGRWVAEDLKSKGALELLTV comes from the coding sequence ATGAGTACCGAAAGCAGCAACGTGAAGGCTCCGATCCGCATCGGCTCCCGTGGCTCCCAGCTTGCGCTCTGGCAGGCTAACCACATTCTCGAAGCACTCCGCGAAGCTGGCCACGCCGCCGAGATCGACGTCATCCGGACCACGGGCGACCACATGCAGCAGGCCAGCTTCGTCACGCCTCCCAACCTCGACGGCAAGGGCATCTTTATCAAGGAGATTGAAGAGGCCCTCGAAGAGAACCGCATCGACATCGCTGTCCACTCGCTCAAGGACCTGCCAACGCAGCTCGCTCCTCAGTTCACCCTCGCCGCCATTCCCAGGCGCGCCGATGCGCGTGACGCCTGGGTCTGCGAGCCTTACTGGGCGCTCCACGCCCTCCCTTTGCACGGACGCATTGGCACCACAAGCCCGCGTCGCCGCGCACAGCTTCTCGCGCTCCGCCCCGACGTCGAGTTCGTCGACATCCGCGGCAACATCGATACGCGCCTCAGGAAGCTCGCCGCCGGCGAGTGTGACGCCCTCGTGCTTGCCGCTGCGGGCCTCGAACGTCTCGACCGCACGGAGTGGGTCCATCAACGCTTCTCGCCTGCCGAACTTTGTCCTGCTCCCGGCCAGGGCGCCCTCGCCATTGAGACTCGCTCCTCCTACACCGAGCGCGACATCTTCATCCGCGAGGCGATCGCCTTCCTCGATCACGCCGAGACCCGTTTCGCCGTCGAGGCCGAACGCGTCACTCTCGACGCACTCGGAGGAGGCTGCTCACTCCCCATCGGCGCGCACTGCGTTCCCGAGTACAACAAGTGGCGCATGTTCGCCCAGGTCATCGCTCCTGACGGCGAATCGATGGTCCAGATTGACACCGAAGCCTCGCTCTCCACCTCCGCAGAAACCCTCGGCCGCTGGGTCGCCGAAGACCTCAAATCCAAGGGCGCGCTCGAGCTTCTGACTGTGTAA
- a CDS encoding FecR domain-containing protein, whose protein sequence is MPRLTVLLLSLATLSAFAYGQNANPARPGTLNYIEGQASIEGNQLTSSSIGSTELQTDQTLSTANGKAEILLTPGVFLRLGGNTTVRMVSPNLTQTEVKLVQGRADVEVDQIYKQNVLLVDMPNGQTQLLKNGLYGFDVDDSTVRVFDGQAAVYPGAGPHTGIKPIEVKGGHQLALNGEPAKSQHFNKGKAEDNLYNWSSLRSQYLGEANVNLAEAYAGYPGFYPGWYWAGGPYGYTWLPGDGLFWNPFGYGFYSPYYIHGGGFIYGRYGSGIYPYRGGYVGGRAAGGGYVHGAVPAHSSAGFSGGNSSGFHGGSSGGFHGGGGGHR, encoded by the coding sequence ATGCCAAGGTTAACGGTACTCCTACTTTCCCTGGCGACTCTGAGCGCATTCGCGTACGGACAGAATGCGAACCCAGCCCGTCCAGGGACTCTCAATTACATAGAAGGGCAGGCGTCCATCGAGGGCAACCAGCTCACTTCCAGTTCCATCGGCAGCACCGAGCTTCAAACCGATCAGACGCTGTCCACCGCCAACGGTAAGGCGGAGATCCTGCTGACGCCCGGTGTCTTCCTCCGTCTCGGAGGCAATACCACCGTCCGGATGGTCTCTCCCAACCTCACGCAGACCGAGGTCAAGCTCGTGCAGGGCCGCGCAGATGTTGAAGTCGATCAGATCTACAAACAGAACGTTCTTCTCGTCGACATGCCGAACGGCCAGACGCAGCTGCTGAAGAACGGTCTTTACGGCTTCGACGTTGACGACTCGACCGTTCGGGTATTCGACGGACAGGCCGCAGTCTATCCGGGAGCCGGCCCCCACACTGGCATCAAGCCCATCGAAGTCAAGGGCGGCCATCAACTCGCGCTCAACGGCGAGCCAGCTAAGTCGCAGCACTTCAACAAGGGCAAAGCAGAGGACAATCTCTACAACTGGAGCAGCCTACGGTCGCAATATCTCGGCGAGGCGAACGTCAATCTAGCCGAAGCATACGCCGGATATCCCGGATTCTATCCCGGCTGGTACTGGGCAGGCGGACCATACGGCTACACCTGGCTCCCCGGCGACGGCCTCTTCTGGAACCCGTTCGGATATGGCTTCTACTCGCCCTACTACATCCACGGCGGAGGCTTTATCTATGGCCGTTATGGTAGCGGCATCTACCCATACCGCGGAGGCTACGTTGGAGGTCGCGCAGCTGGAGGCGGATACGTCCACGGCGCCGTGCCCGCCCACTCATCGGCAGGCTTCAGCGGTGGCAACAGTAGTGGTTTCCATGGAGGAAGCAGTGGTGGCTTCCACGGTGGCGGAGGCGGTCACCGCTAG
- the hemA gene encoding glutamyl-tRNA reductase encodes MSPPPKLVLLGINHTTAPIEVRERLAIPSERLADATRTLVHQPGIREGLILSTCNRVEFLTLQENGQPTQTADLLRFLHEYFALPPQSLQPHLYELREGEAIRHIFRVASSLDSMVVGEPQILGQVKESYTVAREVGALSGPLDALLQRAFTVAKKVRSETQIGSSSVSIASVAVDLARKIFGSLQGKTILLVGAGKMSELAARHLIQHGASNILVANRTESRAHSLAEQFAGSGVHTEALSFDSLYAEAPRADIVITSTGAPQKIFGRSNGQHFLHQRRNRPMFFIDIAVPRDVDPRMNEIEGCFVYDIDDLQQVAQANLADRSREAQAAETIVSREVDKYQKRLQARDAVPAILALQQNAEAIREAELKRMQSRLATLTPEQQALVDSLTRSLTAKLLHPQLVALRQAALSDKGNTEPQE; translated from the coding sequence ATGAGCCCGCCCCCCAAACTCGTGCTGCTTGGCATCAACCACACCACGGCCCCCATCGAGGTCCGTGAACGCCTCGCCATCCCCTCAGAGCGCCTCGCCGACGCCACCCGCACCCTTGTCCACCAGCCTGGCATCCGCGAGGGCCTCATCCTCTCCACCTGCAACCGCGTCGAGTTTCTCACTCTGCAGGAGAACGGCCAGCCCACCCAGACCGCCGACCTCCTCCGCTTCCTCCACGAGTACTTCGCCCTCCCGCCCCAGAGCCTCCAGCCGCATCTGTACGAACTCCGCGAAGGCGAGGCCATCCGTCACATCTTTCGCGTCGCCAGCTCGCTCGACTCCATGGTCGTCGGCGAGCCCCAGATCCTCGGCCAGGTCAAGGAGTCCTACACCGTCGCCCGCGAGGTCGGCGCGCTCTCCGGCCCGCTCGACGCGCTCTTGCAGCGCGCCTTCACCGTAGCCAAGAAAGTACGCAGCGAGACCCAGATCGGCTCGAGCTCCGTCTCCATTGCTTCGGTCGCCGTCGATCTCGCCCGCAAGATCTTCGGCTCGCTCCAGGGCAAGACCATCCTCCTCGTCGGAGCTGGCAAGATGTCCGAGCTTGCCGCGCGTCATCTCATCCAGCATGGAGCCTCCAACATCCTCGTCGCCAACCGCACCGAGTCCCGCGCGCACAGCCTCGCCGAGCAGTTCGCCGGCTCCGGCGTTCACACTGAAGCCCTCTCGTTCGACTCCCTCTACGCCGAAGCCCCGCGCGCCGACATCGTCATCACCTCCACCGGCGCTCCGCAAAAGATCTTCGGCCGCTCCAACGGCCAGCACTTCCTCCACCAGCGCCGCAACCGCCCCATGTTCTTCATCGACATCGCCGTCCCCCGCGACGTCGATCCGCGGATGAACGAGATCGAAGGCTGCTTCGTCTACGACATCGACGACCTCCAGCAGGTCGCCCAGGCCAACCTCGCCGACCGCAGCCGCGAAGCGCAGGCCGCAGAGACCATCGTCAGCAGGGAAGTGGACAAATACCAGAAGCGTCTGCAAGCCCGCGACGCGGTGCCCGCAATTCTCGCTCTTCAACAGAACGCTGAGGCCATCCGGGAAGCAGAACTCAAGCGCATGCAATCCAGGCTGGCTACCCTCACGCCCGAACAGCAGGCGCTCGTCGACTCACTCACACGCTCGCTCACTGCAAAGCTGTTGCACCCGCAGCTTGTCGCCCTTCGTCAAGCCGCGCTGAGCGATAAGGGCAACACGGAACCGCAGGAATAG